The genomic window AGTTGATCCACATCTATAAAGCAACACACATAAATATATTTCTACatactttatttattatttggccGTCCTCGCTTTGATTACCTTAGCTAACGAGCCTAACAGTTgtgtttacatttgttttatatcCTAGGGACTGAACAAGACGCTTTATTTGAGTattgtgtttttattcaaaTCCTTTTAATATACTTGTCTATTCAAATGGATTGATGTCTTTAGGGAAGAGCAAGCAAAGCTACATTATCTGTTCCTAAAATGTACATTTTGTCTACACAGCTTGAGGAAAACCTGAAGAAGGATCCGTTGCTCGCTGACTACTACACAAAGTCTGTTGTCACGGCATTCAGGTACGTTTGGGGTAATGATGATGGTCGTTATTATTGCGTAAATGTTAAGCAATCAAGAATTCACACTGAAGCCattgtgccatttttttttaacccattttaaTCATGCTTACAGGAACTgaatcaaaaaaacaaaatggaggccTGACGGGTTCAGAATAATCAATTTAATAACATGTTTTTTGAAGTTTCACAAAAGGCAATTTTTCAAACCCAaactacaatttttttatttactcaaGTCGGGCGGCAAAGGAGATGATTTCATGCTTGCTTTATTCAGATGTGGTGGATCACAAAGGTGATTCATGTGTTTGTCATTTCATGATTCACGCAAAGTTGCATATTTTGGATGTGCACCTCGCCCCCTTCCCTTCGTTCCAAGTTCATGACAACCTCTAGAATacaattgtactttattatttttttctttcaaagatGATTTTGATTGTTAACCTTACGGGATTATGAAGCCtcaccaaaaaaacaacaacaaacaagctAAAGTGAAAATCTTTGTGTTGTCTGCACACCAGCTCGTACTCAAACAGTaaatttaattctttttttttttttttctttaaccttTTTGGTGAGTGTTCACAGTACATAGTCGCTGCTAGATGGCAGTATCAGCATGAGATCACACCTGCTTAATTTCTCAATTTTGTCTCTATGGGcaatttttttctgcttgttgCAGTGAGGGTGTGATCGCTTACTATTGGTCCCAATTTGATGTCCCAAAAGAGGACCTCGAGGTTGTGCCAGAGATTTCCGAAGAGCTGGTGTCAGAGACCTTGGAGAAGGGAATAAAGGAGCAGCAAAGCACGAGGAGCTCTGGTCCGCTCAAGATCAGTGAAATCACGGCCACACGTAAGCATGACTTGCTTTTTGATTGACATGTGGCTTTGAAATTTGACAGACACTTTGATTGCATTGATTTGCTACGCCATGGGTGGGCAGATGAAATGATGGAGAGGGCACGACTATATTTTTTATCAGTTCTTCCCAGGGGAGCTGTAtaggacttttttttaacttagccagatgaataataaaattgtcattttaatattCCATACTCAATACACGTATAAAAGATCCACCCTTCAACACAATTATCTTCGAAGAGTCAAAAAAATCCCATACTGTGAtgtttgagtttatttttgcataaaaaaaataatgtttaaggACGGCACACAAATGCTGAACAGCAAACCATGTTAAGTCCAAGaactaatttattttcttttttttttacccctcaaaacattattattgttatttttagaTAGTTCagataaaaaagaaattccTGCATGTTATTCGAAATCCTCAAATGATTATGATAAACAATGACTTCCCATCTGTGTTGCTAGCTTGCTTATGTGTAAAAGTAATATTTATTGACTTGACTgacattgaatgaatgaatactaAAGTTTGCGTTCAGTACTGTTCATTCAATTTATCGTGAATTAAAGATATATAGTCGTGACTTGGTATCAAGGCACCTAAGAATACTGCATCCatgtgaaaatgacaaaaaaaaatgatatcatTTCCCCCTCGGGGTAGGTGTGGCCAGAGAGTGTCACGGGGTGGCCATGGCCACCCTTGGTCACCCCGTAGCTCCACCCCTGCTTCTCTTACTCCATTAATATGAACCTTTTCAAACACATAGCATTTCTTCCACCAGCACCTAATACGCCTTATGTATTGGCTTACGAATAGCTATACTCCGTTTAAACATGGCACTAATTATCCAATGATCTTCCTTGTTTGCTATGGTGACTTTATTTGGCCTTGCGCTATTTACTTAGGTTCTGTGTAATGAAACAAAGAAGTAGACCAGccacacaaaaatgaaaacttGCTCCTCTGGTCAGTGTAGCTGCTTACTCTAGTTCAACAAGAAGTTTTTTGACAATGGCGTCCGCCTGCGTACATCCCCGCCGTATTTGAGCCCAACAGTCAGTAGCTTGCTGTCATCTTATATCAACTTTGCTATTCTGTGCAGTATGCATTACATTAGAAGAGCTTACTTAGAGTTCTGCTGATAAGATAATAAAGCATCTCGCAGACGGCTGCTTGTACGCCACCAGCCATTGCGCATTCATACATTTTGGTTCCTCGTATGGTCCGTTTGGAGAGGCGCATTATTCTTCATTCTGTCTTGCCGGTATTCCCCATTGCATTTATCCACAAGCTGGCCACTAGCCAATAGCTGACCTTGCGACTCTTGAGACGTTTGGCTCTCTTGAAAATGATTTCTGTGGGTGTGATTTGATGTCCTTGCCGTCGATCCTTAAGCAGAGATGTATGGCTTGCTGCTTTAAGGCAAGATGGATGAGAAAAAGCCATACACAGCATGGCCGTTTCCCCCCTAAAGGCGGGGAAATGGAGGAGAAAATGTGCAAAGCTAAATATTTTAGGCCTCTACATCAAAGTCTAGTTGCCTCTGAGCCTCAGTGACATATTTCGGCCTTTCTTCATCGGTCTAACGCTCTCTCTCCTTTTTCGTCTAGTCACTGACCCCCGCATGGCCAGGAACCCCCGAGCTCGTGAGTACAATCTGTCCAATTTCAGTCACTCAAGGCTGTCTTTCTATATCTCACCCACACTGGGCATTTCAAAATCTGACCAGTCAGTCATCATGAAGCGTGTTTTGATTTCTACTTTATTTCGCACTCCCTCAGTTTAAACACAACTATACAGAGTATCTTCGTTCTTTGAGTTCTTTGTCAGTCTCCTTTCATAGAAAGTCTTTTAACTACGAAAGCcgtaaattgtttttaaaaataaatcaataaatgaaaaaaaatcagtctgccttaaaaaaataaaattaattaattatgatGCTTGCGCTTGATCATTAACTCTCACATTAAAATTATCTTTAAAGTAGCTGTCAAAATGCAACGTTTCCTCCGCCATGATTTAAATAGTCTTTTTCCTCCATCCTTTTTTATCATACTATTTTTGCTTGTATTGGCTCCATTTAGATTGCTCAGTTGTAACGGAGCTCAAGTTAGCAATGTGAACTAATCCATGTGTGCTTAGCAGAAGAATGTTTCTTCCGCCTGGAGGCCGAAGAAACGGCGTCCGAATTTTCCTCTCCGGGGTACCCCAGCAGCTACCCTCCGCAATCCCGCTGCCAGTGGCAAATCCGAACCTCGGCCACCAAGGTCATCTCCGTGGCCTTTCCATTCTTCCACGTGGAGGACGACTGCTCCGATGACTTTGTCTCCATTTATGATTCCTTGAGTCCTGACGATTCTCAAGCTATCACAGAGTAAGttccaaataaaataaaccgAAATGTTTTGTCATTCCCAGCGGAGGCATAACGTTAAAGAGACTCATTCTACTCTCCCAACAGCATCAGGACGTCACTCGGACATAAATCGCATTCTCGTTTGGACTTAAAACCTCTCCAGGATTTGTTTAATAGGGCTCAACCGATGTTAGGCTAATTTATTTATCCTTGAAGATCAGACAGCGAGGAGATGTAGTCCTACAGTATTCCCAAAGGGACACCCTACGAGGAATCACTGTTACACAGGGATGAAAGTTGTTTTGATGTGGCTGAAAAATACGTTCCACATCAGTCCTTTCACTGGATTTGTGAGTACAACCAACCCAGCCTCTATTTGGCCCTGAAGCCTTTAGCGCTGCATTTATGGTTAACATTCTCGACCTCCGTGAGATTGAGTTGGCCTAAAAAAACCTTCAAATCCATGAAAGGTGCCAACCTTAATCCCGCCCACAGTGTTGTGTGTAATTGCACTTTGTCTGTAGGGGGGGAAGGATTACATTCTCAAAAGTATAAGCCCGTCAAGTGCAAATTCAGATTGCGGAACAAATACACCTAACGTGGTGCGTAACGTACTATTGAGCGATCGAGGTGACAAGGTGTTTTATGAGCGCCGTAGCGTAACGTTTTTTTAAAGATATGATTTGACTTGGGTACGTGTGTGCGTTTGCGCTCATTTtcacacccgcacacacacatgcgtgcacCTCTATCAAAAGTTTTGATAACCCCCCCCCGTCGTTTGACTTTGAATCTCCTCCAAAGCAATCTCATCTCTCCTTATTTATCTTTCTCCATCTCGCCttgcttatttattgatttattttcaaattaaatcatttcaaTCTTGTTTGTGACATTGATGTTTAGAGTGAAATGACTCAAAGCTTAATGCAAGACGCTCGATTTCTCCCGCCACACCTTTTAGCGTATAGAGAGAAAGTAAAAAAAGCTTTGTAAAGAAAgtttggtgcaaaaaaaaattgctaaatgcttctctattttttttatctcgctggggaaaaaaaaaatctgcaaacctTTTAAATGGTATTTTTTCCTGTTAAGACCAAGAtaattcaaaacatttattatGAACATTATTTATTATGAAGAATATTGTTTCTTGCGTCCCCTAGGAAATGTGGTCACAGACCCCCATCCAACCCTCTGGAGGTGGTCTCATCCGGTAACATCATGCTCATCAACCTAATAACCGATAGTGAGGTCCAGCGGCCCGGCTTTAAGGCATTGTACAAAGCCATCCCTAAATCTGAAGGTAAATAAGCACAAAAATTGTGCCACCCCCAGCACTTTTATGGTCCCTGCTGATGCAAGATTAAACGTGTGACGCATTGTTCCCAGTCAAGACCTGTGGCAGCGTCCTGACTGCAAGCTCAGGAGTCTTCACCTCCCCTCTCTACCCGAGTTTCTATCCTCCTGCTGTGGATTGCAAGTGGACCATTAAGGTTTGCAAcgatgagccccccccccccacacacacacacacgccccctACCGTTTCCTTCCTCCCCCTCCATCAGCCTGCCATAAGAGGAACGCTGAGGCAGCATTACAGCAGCCAAGCTGTTCAGTATCTCCTCCATCTTCATCTGTCAGGCCACTGCAGATGGAGCTGAGCTCTGCAGCTCATATGCATCCAACTTACAAGTGTTACGGCTACATGTCCTTACGTGCGTTGCCTGTATGAGTAAATAAGCTTGTAATGACAAACGCTTTTGTGATTTAGGTCGCTCCCGGGAAAAAGGTGCGTGTGAAATTCACCCTGTTCCGAATGAAAGAGCCTGGAGTGGATGTTCGTTCATGTCACAAAGATTATGTGCAAGTTATGGGCAAAAGGTAAGGTCTTATATTGTTGTGATTAATCACTCACcggacactacattaggtacactgcacAATCAAATAACACAgtcgagttaaaaaaaaatgcggcATTGCCAAATGCAAGATGTCGTCACCGCAAATCCTGAAATCTTTTGTGCCGTACCTAATGACGTGTCCTCTGAGTATCCGAATGTGTCCTCATCAAGTTATCTTCCACCAGGTATTGTGGCGAGCTGACCTCGTTGGCCCTAACCAGCAACACTAACACCTTAGAAGTGAGGTTCCACTCGGACGAGTCGTACACCGACAAAGGCTTCAGCGCTGAATACATAGCCTACGATCCCGGAAACCGTGAGTTAAAACTGGCTTTATATGGTGGTTGGCTAACTGTCAAACTGAGCTGTGATTTGTGTCAGAGAAACTCCCGCAGTACTAATAGTCAGAGCAGTTGTTTATTGgggccattttttatttttgctagtGTCACTCAGGAGCACTCCTCTGTCTGAAAGCCCTGGGCTTCACAAATGGATATATAATTGCACTGATGAAATGGCAACGTGATAATTGTAAAGATATCGTGGTATTCTTTTCAGTTTTCCATTTCTTCTGCTCCAGCTTGCCCCAACATGTTTGCCTGCGCTTCCGGTATTTGCATCGCCAGAGAACTCAACTGTGACGGCTGGAACGACTGCGGTGATATGAGCGACGAGATGAAATGCCGTACGTTTCTTATCCAAATCATATTTTCTCGGGAATTTTCTCAGTTATCAGCACTTTTTGAATTAATTGAACTAAATCCTCTCCACTATTGCTAAATAAGTCTGTAGGGTGGAAGTGAGGTCACATTTTTACCTTATTTGTTTTGATTATGGCtgacaaatattttcttttgtaaACAACGAGGCAGCTTTGTTTAGTATTCGAATATTTAAACCtccaattttttggggggtcatctAGCTCTGTTATGACAGGATAGGAAAGCATAAACCAAAATCCCAGGAGGCCCACAAAATTGTCCAACATGTCTTAAAAAAAGTACTAACTGAAGCCTGTCCCAATAAATTGCTCCACACAGTGTAGGAGATAATAAAAAGGATAGGGTGATGTTACAAATACGAGCAGACTTTAAAGAGCACTTTGTTTTTGGACACTTTCCTCAAAGCTTGCTCAGTTTTTTCCCCGCCTTTCCAAATGTGTGTCAGTACTTTACTCCATGTAAACCACAGCAATAGTTGTTTTAAAGTAtgctataaataaagttttgttTCGAAGCTAACTTTCTAGTAATTGTTGTTACAAGCGTCAATATATATTTGAAGTCATTTCTGCCTGAAGCGTTTAGTTTTCCTTCCTCATTTGGTTCAAACGCGACGCTGTTTTCCCTCAGAATGTGGCGAGGGCCAATTTAACTGCTTCAACGGTTTGTGCAAACCTAAACTGTGGGTTTGCGATCGCGTTAATGACTGCGGGGACAACAGCGACGAGGAAGGCTGCAGTAAGTCAACTCAacccgtgtgttttttttttatcttttgcctaTTCCAAAGTAATGTCTCTGCCATTTAAATACAGGCTGCGAGCCAAACGAATGGCGCTGCGGGGATGGAACGTGTTTGCCTCAGGACGTCGTATGCGATACCAGGATGGACTGCGAGGACGGCAGTGACGAGGCCTCGTGTGAAACCTGTAAGTGGCGCCGCTTCTTCTTTCGCAGCTCGGTCATGCATTCGGAgtgatttataagcatgttaCACGAGCCGTTAAGTGCTTCATGGAGGCTTTAGCCAGCAGCAGACGTAAAGTCTTCCTCGAATGTATTTTTCCTCACTCTGCACTTCTTGCTTTATGTGTTTTACACAAAGGCCACTCTTGAGTTTCCTCTTCTGTGAATAAAGCAGGATATTAGACCTGGAGACCAATCAATACACCTAATCAATGATATCTGCTCAATCACATTGCATTTCCACCGTTTAAGGCTGACGTTGAAGTCTGGCTGATTGCATGCTGTTGTTTTGGTTCGAGTTAGCGCTCGATTTGAATATTGAATGTGTTTTGATCTGGCTTGTCCTCACCCGACCGCCTGGCAGCCCCGGGCATCTGCTCCGACTTCAGCTTCAAGTGCAAGAGCGGCGACTGCGTTAATAAAGTCAACGCCGAATGTGACCGCGTCGACGACTGCGGCGATCACTCAGACGAGGCCGGCTGTAGTAAGTAGTCTTGATTTTTATTGTCCCTTGCTATGTTCTGTATTCAACTGAAAGCAGCTTTAATCTCCCCGTTGTCATTTCAAGCAGATTATGAAAAAAGCGGTGTAGAGCGCTCCGCATTtcgctgttttaaaaaaaaaaaaaaaaaaaaagccgtagGCATTTgctgcattatttttttaattctttgaaTGCAGCTTTTAtcttatcatttatttattcaaatttagCCTCAGGGTACGGTTGGTGTACGTTTCTCATTTTTGATCACAATGTGACATTCTGCCTTTTATCAATGTTCCTAATAGAATTGCTTTAAGGCATCTTATCTCATTTTCATCATCAGATTGCGGTACCAGGCCGTATAAACTGAATCGTATCGTGGGAGGCCAAAACGCCGAGCTCGGGGAATGGCCTTGGCAGGTCAGCCTGCACTTTCTGACCTACGGGCACGTTTGCGGGGCCTCCATCATCTCGGAAAAGTGGCTCCTTTCGGCTGCCCACTGTTTTGTTACCCACGACCCAGCGTGAGTCATGGCTGAAAGACACAATATATACACTTAATGTATAAACACAGAGGGGCTCTCTTGTGCATACTGTTATCGTGTTTTATTATTCATTGCGTATTTGACATTTTATCAGATCTCATTATGCACTcttcttgggggaaaaaaacttgaaCTATGCACAACAGAGGACAAATTATACAAATTTCAAAGTCTGAAAAAGAGCCCCTGATGATACAGTTAATTCAGAAAACccctgggggggggggcctaCATTTACATCTCATTTTGGGTAAGGACAAAGCTGCACTTCTCGTAGTCGCCTGTAGGTGGAGCACTTTCCATGCTGATACTCCATGAGGCACATAATTGAAGAGGAAGTTGATTGTTTCTGCAGATTTCCACTAAATATTGATATTTGCCAAATGGAACATTGTTTAATCAAAGTATTTACAAATGGGACTTTTCCTTTCCAATACATCATCATAAGGAGTGTAAACAGTGCAACTAAACAATGAATGTAAATTGCACCTTGCAAAGACTAATGATGCTgacttgaatttttttattccacCAAGTATTCAATCTTTTCACAGTTCTTTTGCAATTACATAACCTCTGCATCCTCCTCGCTTAAACAGAAATCACATTGAGGCCAACTGGCAAACGTACAGCGGTatgcaggaccagtacaggcaAGATGACGTCCAGCGCCGTTCCGTGAAGAGGATCATCAGCCACCCGGATTATAACCAGATGACCTTTGACTATGACATTGCCCTGCTGGAGCTCAGTGAGCCTCTGCAATTGACGAATACTATCCAACCCATCTGCCTACCCGCTCCCTCCCACGTCTTCCCTGCAGGCATGTCCTGCTCGGTCACGGGTTGGGGTGCGAACCGAGAAGGAGGTAGTCAGCACACACATTCTGCTTCCATCTTCAATCCTGctctatttttaaaatggctGATTTATTAAACCCATTCTGTACATTTCAGCTATTATTCCCCAATTTTGCCCCTccgttgtgtgcatgtgtgtgtgtgtgtgtgtgtgtgtgtgtgtgtgtgtgtgtttctccaCTTTGCATATCCAACACTCATCAAAGTTAAGACATTGCACTCCTCTCCCATTGCTCTCACAATGAGCTATTCAGCTCAGCTCTTCATCTTCCATCACTCTCTGCGTCCTCTTTTTATCTCTCCCATCCCCTTTCTTACCTTTAATGTCCTTCCTACTTGGTTCTCTCTCACATCATGGCGTGCTTCTCTCCCGCCTCTCATCTTTTTCTAATCTGCTCTATTCCATTAAGCCTTTCCCCATATCCATACATCAAGACGGGCGCCGTTCCTCTGGGAAGCCTCTTAAACCTTCATTAGCTAACACTAATCCAGCCCATTAACACCTTTGATTTGAGGGGCGAACATTGTGGAGCGCTGACCCCTTTGTCCTGTTTTCTCAGGTCAAAAGACGCAGCTTCTACAGAAGGCGTCGGTGAAAATCATCAACGACTCGGTGTGCAACGTCGTCACGGAGGGCCAGTTGACCTCGCGGATGCTCTGCAGTGGATTCTTAGCCGGAGGAGTCGATGCATGTCAGGTGAGAGGAAACTAATAGATGTTCTTCACACTTGTGTGAGTGCTCTCAGCGCCAAACTCGTAACCCTTCTTTTACGACCTAGGGAGACTCCGGAGGCCCCCTCGTGTGTTTTGAGGAGAGCGGCAAGTGGTTCCAGGCTGGGATAGTGAGCTGGGGTGAAGGCTGCGCTCGCCGCAACAAGCCCGGTGTCTACACTCGTGTCACCAAGCTGAGAAAATGGATCAAAAAGGAGTCGGGGGTTTGATCATGTGACAACGAGCGGGAGGGATGACGAGCTTGGAAGGTCGAACTAAAAGACATGGAGCATTCCCATCTGTATTTTCTTGAGCGGCAGCGACAGACTGAGGAGCCAATACGTGGACCCAGATCCTCATTTCAATGAGTccaagcacttttttttctggTATTAGCCCTCCTCCCAAGCCaacagtgacacacacacacattggccaCATTTGCTATTGTAATCAACCACTGTATCTTATCATTGTTTACAGATTAAAATTTCCTCACCAAAGATAAAAATCTAAATATGAACCATGAGTATTGTCTGCATTTTGCCAATATTTGGGCATTGGAGTCACTAAGATGTAACGTTTTTTTAAGTGCTTTTCAGGAGATTTGacctctgttttttttatttcttgtttttaGCTAACAAATAGGAACTCGTAATGGTTGTTTAATAGCCTTTATGTCACTgtagagtttttttttcagggggtgGAAAGGCACTGTCCAAAGTTGGAAAATCTTGTCACCTTATTAACATGCCTGTGAGAGGTAAAATCTGTCAAGCGTTGGAAAATCACCAAACTTGATGTTCAGGGCCATTTTGGAAATACCCATTAGAAATTCTGTGGATCTGTTACATAGTTTGTGAGCTATATTTGTTGGTCCACAGTTATGGCTGAGCTTTCATTCTTTTCATCCATATCTTTTCTTAATGTGAAATTGGCAAAAAGTTTATTTTACAATCCAGCTACATGATTTTAATTTGGTGAAAATGTGATGTATATTAGTTTTATTAGTAACTTTTAAACCTTTTAAAGTATTTAGGAGAATAAACAATCCCGGAATGAACATTGGTTTTCAAAGAATTTACTATAGACCAATATTTTTGTACACTATGTGGCAGCGATAGTACAGGCatagttttactttttttttgtgcaagttCAACAATAAACAATTCTGATTGTCTTCCCCAATTCCTCTTTGAATTCATTCTTTGATTTGCGTTTGAATGGGCCATGTTGTACATAACAAATGCACGTCTTGTGACACATGATAGTGAGCTAATGAGTATGTTGTTCACGTCCCTCTGCCGAGGCCGCGCGACTACCTGGGGAATCCAGGTGACAAGACAAACTCATATTGTCAATAATACCTGCTTTTGTCCTATTAGCCCGCGAGACGGGCATGGCGTGTTCCAGGAGCGTACACGTATGGCAAGGGTCGTACGACCGCTTCTGTCTTCATTAAAAACCGAGCACCACTGTAGTGATGTGCAAACTTCAGGTGTCGGTAAtccccattgaagctggtgccacctcgccgtaaatatacgcatatatatgcctaaatattgttatccattatatctactgcaatttcacattggattgctggtttgagattTACTTTGAATATTActatttttaataaacatttatgttaaaacttgtctggtgttttattccttgtttttatattcgccaattaaaatgtaaagatcggacatttggttaactgctttatatgacaaatatgtgtatgtatatctactgcaatttcacattagattgctggtttgaaatttacttttattattattatcttaataaacattaaaaacctgttaaaacttgtctggtgttttattccttctttttatttttttgggcatgaaaacaaaaatttgacatttggttaactgctgtATATGACAGTATGTacgtatatgtgttttacgttgtgtaatatgtgttggagtcccccaaaataaagagcaagtagtcaaatacacattcttgacacatacagaaaatgcataaagttattaggtacacctgaaaatggtggtttacctaatgtagtgtctgtgtgacgtcacaaataaaacagccaatcaggaggtgggggtgagggcgggtgtggcacttttccctttcagttcagctttggtcatgatttttccctaatgaactgacCTGtttttaggtacacttgaaaatggtggcgtacctaaaggagtgtccgtgtgacgccacagatcaaacagccaatgagaaagtgggggtgagggcaggtgtgccacttttcactttcagctaagctttggccatgatttttccctaatgaactggcctgttattaggtacacttgaaaattgcggtgtacctaatggagtgtccaagtgacgtcacagatcaaacagccaatcagaaagtgggggtgagggcgggtgtggcacttttcactttcagttaagctttggccatgatttttccctaatgaactggcctgttattaggtacacttgaaaatggcggtgtacctaatggagtgtccaagtgacgtcacagatcaaacagccaatcagaaagtgggggtgagggcgggtgtggcacttttcactttcagttaagctttggccatgatttttccctaatgaactggcctgttattaggtacacttgaagatggcggtgtacctaatggagtgtccaagtgacgtcacagatcaaacagccaatcagaaagtgggggtgagggcgggtgtggcacttttcactttcacttcagctttggccatgatttttccctaatgaactggcctgttattaggtacacctaaaaatggcggtgtacctaatggagtgtccaagtgatgtcacagatcaaccagccaatcagaaagtgaggGTGAGGgtaggtgtggcacttttcacttaaaccaggggtgttgacctccagtcctcgagggtccgcgttccaatatgttttccaagtgaccctcgttaagcgcacctgcgtgaaaagttttagctcttgcagaacgtgaaaggagctaaaacttttcacgcaggtgcacttaacgagggaatcacacggacactccattaggtacaccgccattttcaagtgtacctaataagagGCCACTTTATtcgggaaatatcatggtcaaaggtcacaggtgtcaagctctagtacTTGGGGcagcattccaacatgttttccaagatttcaagattaagctttggccatgatttttccctaatgaactggcctgttattaggtacacttgaaaatggcggtgtgcctaatggagtgtccaagtgacgtcacagatcatacagccaatcagaaagtgggggtgagggtgggTGTGGCACTTTAAACTtcaaccaggggtgtcgacctccagtcctcgaggggccacgttccaatatgttttccaagttaccaaGTAAATTTGCTCCGCCTACTTGGGGGCGCTGCCACCTTATTTATTTCCACATAAATACTTGCATTTGCATAGAAAGCAAGGTTCCAATTCTAAAAGCATAAGTATATGTTCACACCTGGGCTTGAACCAGATGCTACTGAGCAAGAGCCCAtgtcactaaccagtcggctCTTTCGACCTGTCAATCTACTGCTGTGTGCActgttttgtactagtgatgtgcattccagctTACGTAAACTGAAtcattagaatcggttcactcaaaagcGCATATTTCgatatttccctaatgaactggcctgttataaacattaaaaacctgttaaaacttgtctggtgttttattcctggTTTTGGTTAGggtagagctagggttagtttagagctagggttagggttagagctaggattagggttagagctcgGGTTAG from Syngnathus typhle isolate RoL2023-S1 ecotype Sweden linkage group LG10, RoL_Styp_1.0, whole genome shotgun sequence includes these protein-coding regions:
- the st14 gene encoding suppressor of tumorigenicity 14 protein homolog isoform X1: MYAARYDGHSDRNERIDFLTSKEKASSKRKLGTVIGILVAVLILAAVAAFLIWFFVFKDAEEATISQQLKPKTLMFSGHMTIPNAEYKQELEDTSSPEFEELAVKLEAILEENLKKDPLLADYYTKSVVTAFSEGVIAYYWSQFDVPKEDLEVVPEISEELVSETLEKGIKEQQSTRSSGPLKISEITATLTDPRMARNPRAPEECFFRLEAEETASEFSSPGYPSSYPPQSRCQWQIRTSATKVISVAFPFFHVEDDCSDDFVSIYDSLSPDDSQAITEKCGHRPPSNPLEVVSSGNIMLINLITDSEVQRPGFKALYKAIPKSEVKTCGSVLTASSGVFTSPLYPSFYPPAVDCKWTIKVAPGKKVRVKFTLFRMKEPGVDVRSCHKDYVQVMGKRYCGELTSLALTSNTNTLEVRFHSDESYTDKGFSAEYIAYDPGNPCPNMFACASGICIARELNCDGWNDCGDMSDEMKCQCGEGQFNCFNGLCKPKLWVCDRVNDCGDNSDEEGCSCEPNEWRCGDGTCLPQDVVCDTRMDCEDGSDEASCETSPGICSDFSFKCKSGDCVNKVNAECDRVDDCGDHSDEAGCNCGTRPYKLNRIVGGQNAELGEWPWQVSLHFLTYGHVCGASIISEKWLLSAAHCFVTHDPANHIEANWQTYSGMQDQYRQDDVQRRSVKRIISHPDYNQMTFDYDIALLELSEPLQLTNTIQPICLPAPSHVFPAGMSCSVTGWGANREGGQKTQLLQKASVKIINDSVCNVVTEGQLTSRMLCSGFLAGGVDACQGDSGGPLVCFEESGKWFQAGIVSWGEGCARRNKPGVYTRVTKLRKWIKKESGV
- the st14 gene encoding suppressor of tumorigenicity 14 protein homolog isoform X2; the protein is MYAARYDGHSDRNERIDFLTSKEKASSKRKLGTVIGILVAVLILAAVAAFLIWFFVFKDAEEATISQQLKPKTLMFSGHMTIPNAEYKQELEDTSSPEFEELAVKLEAILEENLKKDPLLADYYTKSVVTAFSEGVIAYYWSQFDVPKEDLEVVPEISEELVSETLEKGIKEQQSTRSSGPLKISEITATLTDPRMARNPRAQECFFRLEAEETASEFSSPGYPSSYPPQSRCQWQIRTSATKVISVAFPFFHVEDDCSDDFVSIYDSLSPDDSQAITEKCGHRPPSNPLEVVSSGNIMLINLITDSEVQRPGFKALYKAIPKSEVKTCGSVLTASSGVFTSPLYPSFYPPAVDCKWTIKVAPGKKVRVKFTLFRMKEPGVDVRSCHKDYVQVMGKRYCGELTSLALTSNTNTLEVRFHSDESYTDKGFSAEYIAYDPGNPCPNMFACASGICIARELNCDGWNDCGDMSDEMKCQCGEGQFNCFNGLCKPKLWVCDRVNDCGDNSDEEGCSCEPNEWRCGDGTCLPQDVVCDTRMDCEDGSDEASCETSPGICSDFSFKCKSGDCVNKVNAECDRVDDCGDHSDEAGCNCGTRPYKLNRIVGGQNAELGEWPWQVSLHFLTYGHVCGASIISEKWLLSAAHCFVTHDPANHIEANWQTYSGMQDQYRQDDVQRRSVKRIISHPDYNQMTFDYDIALLELSEPLQLTNTIQPICLPAPSHVFPAGMSCSVTGWGANREGGQKTQLLQKASVKIINDSVCNVVTEGQLTSRMLCSGFLAGGVDACQGDSGGPLVCFEESGKWFQAGIVSWGEGCARRNKPGVYTRVTKLRKWIKKESGV